The Gemmatimonadaceae bacterium genome includes a region encoding these proteins:
- a CDS encoding glycosyltransferase family 4 protein translates to MMRIALVSEYYYPHFGGVCEHVHFLARELRTRGHEVDIVTSRIGNAPDEPGVIKLGRSVPLYINGSQARVTLGVGRATLRKLFREREYDLIHVHTPLTPALPMFSVEAAEVPVVGTFHTNFDRSLLYSVFHRRMSRVAKRLDAAIAVSPTAAAAINRYFPLDCRIVPNGVDLASFHPGVAAPASMRDVNPYILFLGRLDPRNGLAELIRAFTIVSEQVPDARLIVVGDGPLRAHYQRAAEGNPAIRFEGAVKDARPAFYANATIYACPTTKASFGITLLEAMACGAPIVCSDIPGFGDVVRDGRDCLMVRASDAHSLANGLLRLLRDSALRLRLAESGLAGVQRYDWPRVTDAIVAIYEELLGGVAAEPLVAVP, encoded by the coding sequence ATGATGCGCATTGCACTGGTCTCCGAGTACTACTATCCGCACTTCGGCGGCGTGTGCGAGCACGTTCACTTCCTGGCGCGCGAGCTGCGCACTCGCGGGCACGAGGTTGACATTGTCACCTCGCGCATTGGTAACGCCCCTGACGAACCGGGTGTCATCAAGCTGGGCCGCAGCGTTCCCCTGTACATCAACGGTTCGCAGGCACGCGTCACGCTGGGTGTTGGACGGGCGACGTTGCGAAAACTGTTTCGTGAACGCGAGTACGACCTGATTCACGTGCATACGCCACTCACGCCGGCGTTGCCGATGTTTTCGGTGGAGGCGGCCGAAGTACCGGTGGTGGGCACCTTTCACACCAACTTCGACCGATCGCTGCTGTATTCAGTGTTTCACCGTCGCATGAGTCGCGTTGCGAAACGACTCGATGCCGCGATTGCCGTGTCTCCCACGGCGGCAGCGGCAATCAACCGGTACTTCCCACTCGATTGCCGTATCGTGCCAAACGGTGTCGACCTGGCCAGTTTCCATCCGGGCGTTGCGGCGCCGGCCTCGATGCGTGACGTCAATCCGTACATCCTGTTCCTGGGTCGCCTCGATCCGCGCAACGGTCTGGCCGAACTCATTCGCGCGTTCACCATAGTGAGCGAGCAGGTGCCCGACGCGCGGCTCATTGTCGTGGGCGATGGTCCGCTGCGGGCGCACTATCAGCGCGCCGCCGAGGGCAATCCGGCTATCCGGTTCGAGGGCGCCGTGAAGGATGCGCGTCCGGCGTTCTACGCCAACGCCACCATTTACGCCTGTCCCACCACCAAGGCGTCGTTCGGCATCACGCTGCTGGAGGCGATGGCGTGTGGGGCGCCCATTGTCTGCTCCGACATTCCCGGTTTTGGCGACGTCGTGCGTGACGGCCGTGACTGCCTGATGGTGCGGGCCAGCGATGCGCACTCGCTGGCCAACGGGCTGCTGCGTCTGCTGCGGGACAGTGCGTTGCGTCTGCGGCTGGCCGAGTCGGGGTTGGCGGGCGTGCAACGGTACGACTGGCCGCGGGTGACCGATGCCATTGTCGCGATTTACGAGGAGTTGCTGGGCGGCGTTGCGGCAGAGCCGCTGGTGGCGGTGCCGTGA
- a CDS encoding polysaccharide deacetylase family protein → MSALAMSGAALAMVGALAHGTWYRNSPVFGRVISRVPGDGLRVALTFDDGPNPEATPRILDALASLQVQATFFLLGKHVDRWPDIAARVAAEGHTVGNHGWHHRKLHVRSPSYVRDDITRGAASIEQATGVTPHLFRAPHGFRNPWVSPIARALGEQVVGWSLGVWDSACPGVDVIVQRTLNGVRPGSIVLLHDGDGYDATGDRLQTAAAVTPIVQRLRERGYGEYSVLST, encoded by the coding sequence GTGAGCGCGTTGGCCATGAGCGGCGCGGCGCTGGCTATGGTGGGAGCGCTGGCGCATGGCACATGGTATCGCAACAGCCCGGTATTCGGTCGTGTCATCTCCCGCGTGCCAGGTGACGGTCTCCGCGTGGCCCTCACGTTCGATGACGGGCCCAACCCCGAGGCGACGCCGCGCATTCTCGACGCGCTGGCGTCGCTGCAAGTGCAGGCGACGTTCTTCCTGCTGGGCAAGCACGTGGATCGCTGGCCCGATATCGCCGCCCGCGTGGCGGCAGAGGGGCATACCGTTGGCAATCACGGGTGGCATCACCGCAAGTTGCATGTGCGTTCGCCGTCGTATGTGCGCGACGACATCACGCGTGGCGCCGCATCGATTGAGCAGGCCACGGGTGTCACGCCGCACCTGTTCCGCGCCCCGCACGGCTTTCGCAATCCGTGGGTGTCGCCCATTGCGCGCGCCTTGGGTGAACAGGTGGTGGGGTGGTCGCTGGGGGTGTGGGATTCCGCGTGTCCCGGCGTGGACGTAATCGTGCAGCGTACGCTGAACGGCGTGCGACCAGGCAGCATTGTGCTGCTGCACGATGGCGACGGCTATGATGCAACGGGCGATCGGTTGCAGACAGCGGCCGCCGTCACGCCGATCGTGCAAAGACTGCGCGAGCGGGGATATGGGGAATACTCAGTACTAAGTACCTAG